The following are encoded in a window of Gossypium raimondii isolate GPD5lz chromosome 13, ASM2569854v1, whole genome shotgun sequence genomic DNA:
- the LOC105784121 gene encoding UPF0481 protein At3g47200: protein MMLFDGCFIVQLIEGIYPVEDIFQVGRIQTDIRHDLLLLENQLPFFVLFELYRMMVPNAGEDVHHLARSALSFFKISHFPSPKTDIMHLLDLVHSCQHPSHLGIKKHEEFKAKEAAAAVVQASTSVVVAAAKPNSQRSWKFIRSATELEGAGISFFGDHIEKMKDQNQGIEVMFDIMFTKDTKVLKIPTLQVSEWTESLFRNYMAYEQFFPRGKPTYFVDYVVFMDNLISTGKDVQLLCESGVIDNWLGDDEAVALMFNKLQDSIYMMSEDFYYADIFGRVNEHRQRKWNKWKAALKKNDFNTPWSLISFLAALVLLLLTLLQTIFSVLSYVKQ from the coding sequence ATGATGCTCTTTGATGGTTGTTTTATTGTTCAGCTAATCGAGGGGATTTATCCAGTAGAGGATATTTTTCAAGTGGGACGTATTCAAACTGACATTCGTCATGATTTATTACTGCTAGAAAACCAGCTTCCTTTCTTTGTGCTTTTTGAGTTGTATCGGATGATGGTGCCCAATGCTGGAGAAGATGTTCATCACTTGGCTCGCTCTgctctttcttttttcaaaatatccCACTTTCCTTCTCCCAAAACAGATATCATGCATCTACTGGACTTAGTACATAGTTGTCAACATCCTTCACATCTAGGAATAAAGAAACACGAGGAATTTAAAGCAAAAGAAGCAGCAGCAGCAGTAGTACAAGCATCGACATCAGTAGTAGTAGCAGCAGCAAAACCAAATTCCCAACGCTCATGGAAGTTCATACGTAGCGCAACAGAGCTGGAAGGTGCTGGAATCAGTTTCTTTGGTGACCATATTGAGAAGATGAAAGATCAGAACCAAGGGATAGAAGTCATGTTTGATATAATGTTCACCAAAGATACCAAAGTACTCAAGATTCCAACCTTACAAGTCAGCGAATGGACAGAGTCTTTGTTCCGTAATTACATGGCCTACGAACAGTTCTTCCCAAGGGGGAAACCAACATATTTTGTTGATTATGTGGTGTTCATGGATAACCTCATCAGCACAGGCAAGGATGTGCAACTGCTTTGTGAAAGTGGAGTTATTGATAATTGGTTAGGAGACGATGAAGCAGTTGCCCTAATGTTTAACAAACTTCAGGACTCCATTTACATGATGTCTGAAGACTTCTACTATGCTGACATATTTGGTAGGGTAAACGAGCACCGCCAAAGAAAATGGAACAAATGGAAGGCAGCATTGaagaaaaatgattttaacactCCCTGGTCCCTCATATCATTTCTTGCTGCGCTTGTCTTGCTCCTGCTTACCCTGCTGCAAACTATATTTTCGGTTCTTTCTTATGTTAAACAGTAA
- the LOC105784122 gene encoding NADH dehydrogenase [ubiquinone] iron-sulfur protein 6, mitochondrial, producing the protein MAYSDVLKTLRRSSYLGFTTRNFSLVSSQISNHTAKWMQDSSKKSPMGLIIKVPPIKVEGRIVACEEDNNPALEHPIEFICLDLKEPAVCTYCGLCYMQEHHH; encoded by the exons atggcgTATTCGGATGTTCTGAAAACCCTAAGAAGGTCATCGTATTTGGGATTTACGACTCGTAATTTCAGCCTTGTTAGCAGCCAAATCAGCAATCACACTGCGAAATGGATGCAG GATTCAAGCAAGAAATCTCCTATGGGGTTGATCATTAAAGTCCCTCCGATCAAGGTTGAAGGTCGGATTGTAGCTTGTGAAGAAG ACAATAATCCTGCTTTGGAACACCCAATTGAATTCATATGCCTTGACTTGAAAGAGCCTGCTGTATGCACATATTGCGGCCTATGCTACATGCAAGAGCACCATCACTAG